One genomic window of Macaca mulatta isolate MMU2019108-1 chromosome 8, T2T-MMU8v2.0, whole genome shotgun sequence includes the following:
- the LOC693962 gene encoding beta-defensin 104A — MQRLVLLLAISLLFYQDLPVRSEFELDRICGYGTARCRNKCRSQEYKIGRCPNSYACCLRKWDESLLNRTKP; from the exons ATGCAGAGACTTGTGCTGCTGTTAGCCATTTCTCTTCTATTCTATCAAGATCTTCCAG TGAGAAGTGAATTTGAATTGGACAGAATATGTGGTTATGGGACTGCCCGCTGCCGGAACAAATGTCGAAGCCAAGAATACAAAATTGGAAGATGTCCCAACTCCTATGCATGCTGTTTGAGAAAATGGGATGAGAGCTTACTGAATCGTACAAAACCCTGA